Within the Apis cerana isolate GH-2021 linkage group LG9, AcerK_1.0, whole genome shotgun sequence genome, the region aaaaatccatctaatattaatatatttttgttgatcACTTCGGAaggattattttcattcggaAAAGATtccattaattgtaaaatatctgAATACATTTTATCCATATCCATACTGGTTATTAATTCCCAATTAAAATGATCAAGTTCTTTTACCAATACATGCCGTGGATCATCTTTCgacaagaaataattatcttgGTGTAACACTAttgagttttttaatttttcatgaagtTGGATAGCTACAGAAGTTTTTCCACTACATGTTGTACCCGAAATACCAATTACAAACCATTTTTTTGaagacattttatattatttatgttatttatatcgtaTCTTAGAATAGGTTATCTTAAACTAAcgtattatgaataatattatgtaacttatattaatttccctatctaatcaataataaaacatacaatgtaaatgttttataacaaaaattattaatataaaataaaattctatctctaaatattatgattcatgagttttatttgatttataaattgaataatatggcttaatatgataaagagtaaataatattaatccacCAATGAAACATAAGCCCAAAATAGCAGGAAAcattaatgcaatattataagaaCCAAAAAATGATCGTATTCTGTTGTCATCAATAAATGGTAAGCCAATGATCCATATAGtataatacagaaataaaatacaagtcACAATCAATATCACTTTACCCTTCTTACGATCgctattaaacattttataattaaaaattatgatagattatttatatttataatagattaaatattaataaatatataaaaaaatatgttacttcatgataaaatatggaaatgtttctatatatttatgacaaatatcatatcatataacaaaatactaaataaaattaattaagtaaatttagtaatatttttttcaaataattgtttaacttAAGATAATttaggaaatataatttacttattattgatCCATATATTCTTTCTCAAACTTTTTGAAATCTTCTTCAGTAAATGCAGTAGTTTCAGATTCTTTAGGTTTCTTTACTTCtggaatatatttctttttcaaggcTCTCTCTAATAACtgttattaaactttttgattaaaatttatttttcaaataatttaaaatttataaaaatatgagtaCCTTATTTGTTGTATTTGGATCAATACGATTATTACTAAGTATTAAGAgtttctgtatatttttatctgtaGAATCTTTTTGTGtggctaattttttttgagtttCATAGACAGTTACTTTACTTGATCGTCCAAGAATTGTACCaagatctttaaaaatatttatgttttataaatcgaataattgattatataatattttatttaaaaaattatagatacctgttttatcatttttagataatatccTGTATTTTGGAGGGATTAGATCCAATGtacctttatattttatatgttttcttttctttctttctataaataaaaattttatgtcacatgatataaatttataacctgtacaaattaaaatttataccttGTTTTATGCTTTTTTCACAACCCATTAACTCAAGGCCTTTTCTTACAAGCgaatttgacatttttatttcaatttctatataatatataaaaatattaattaaaaaacatcacgttataatgaaaaattgaatcataCATTATCACGAAAAACGAACATAATCAGAAATGTCTCATGTTCTGATCACATAAAAAATCATGATACGATCTCTGTAATTTAGATTTGATATGATAATAGacttatatatgaattaaatattatttatgaattaaaaatttttatatttttagaatacaataaaaatataataatcattttataaaatttttatatattgttaatatattaataacaatatagttatagtaattatataattatatagtaattatatttatatttattgacatataaaaaaaattatctatataaaataataaatatatatacttacaatatataaaaattatatcaaataaacttaaaatttaacaaaaaataaaaaattataatgtaatataatataattattataaaattaattagatagatagaactatttcttaaatgaataaattttttaaaatagacatagtcaatgaaaaaaattcgggAATCAGCGCCATTTCCAGAGTGTcgcaaacaaaaataataaataaaaaaaaaattatataaatataaaataaaaattgtaaaattatctcTTAAATATCAGATgtcttttttaagaatcagCTTTTTAAaagcatttaaaaattgattctcaatttttatttaactttatcttttgcttttaaaagatatctttgacatttaaaaaatgattttcaattaattcttactttatctctatccttcttctattgttttattttttcgtctATATTTGagttttatttgcaataaaaaagacactgatttcataatttttattctctctctgttctattattttctttacttaTTCTTGGCGCCAGATCAGTTAAGATATAggatatcaattaaatatattttcattatttttttttcaaaattataatatgttattataatatgttatttaatatgttatttaatataatatatcttttaatatatcttcaatataaaaaatatagatttttcatttttatttcaaattcgcaaaatataattatataaactattttaataaatataattatatataaaatgtaattttatatatttataattataatctataatctattttttagaatttaatagaattttatttcttatttgtaattttatattaaaatttaatttcaattccaaccattatcaattttattttgtaatgttattttaagtCGAATCAGTAATATtgagaataaaacaaaaataataaaaaattcctagTGATTCGGGATATAGGAAAAAACATGCATTGaatgtttgtatttttgtatatttctatatttgtaataaatacatttctcgttttgtttattttgttatttatttatttaaataatattttttaatattttttaaaaattatattaatctatttaattttataaattttatgattatataaaatataattaaatatattttatttatattaattgaatataaatagaatagtaatattttaataaaaaacataattacaataattttttattcgtacattataattagatataagaattcatgattaattttttttttattaaaaagttatatataatttttaaaaaatatttaagaactataattacataaaaatttataattattaaatttaattttattttattatatttatttactatatgaattaagtatataaaatttttttatatacttaatatgtaaaaataacaatattacatatatataaaactatattttactGATAATCAGTTtacttaatatcaatttatttgaacATGCAGTTCAATAGTTGAAGTCGAAATGTCAACTTGTTtgaaatctaattattaatattaaagaaattgtttctttattttgtggatttatagaaaaataaataataaataacgttaAAATGCATGACGCTTATGAAGAaacatcaatattaaatatatctgttCAAATAGAGTCTATGGCTGCGTATGGTACGAAATATATAACCTTcaataactattaaaaataaaaataaaaaatttttaattctaaatctatagttttatgcaaata harbors:
- the LOC108000567 gene encoding nicotinamide riboside kinase 1: MSSKKWFVIGISGTTCSGKTSVAIQLHEKLKNSIVLHQDNYFLSKDDPRHVLVKELDHFNWELITSMDMDKMYSDILQLMESFPNENNPSEVINKNILILDGFLLFKCKVISNLCDRKYFITLNKDQCWERRKERKYDPPDVPGYFEKVVWPEYIKNKDELMKDNDLCNTITFIDGSKSKKEIFEIIFNEIKKLLS
- the LOC108000568 gene encoding active regulator of SIRT1; its protein translation is MSNSLVRKGLELMGCEKSIKQERKKRKHIKYKGTLDLIPPKYRILSKNDKTDLGTILGRSSKVTVYETQKKLATQKDSTDKNIQKLLILSNNRIDPNTTNKLLERALKKKYIPEVKKPKESETTAFTEEDFKKFEKEYMDQ